CTGGTGTACTCCCTCAGCGCGAGTCCGTCCCTGCCGTTGGCGATTACCACAGTCTCGATGCCCTCGAAAGCCTCCGGAAACTCCTTCTTCAGCCCATCTATCACGGCCAGATTTGTCTCGTACCTCGTCTCCCCATACCAGCGCTCGTAGGGGATTCCGAAGTCGTCCAGGTCGCCCGTGTAGTCCTCGGGGATTGCGACGGGTCCGCCGATTATTATCACCCTCCCCGGCTCCTCGCTGAGAATCTCCGCGCTGACCTCCGGACTGTACGTTCCCCAGGGACTTACGATAACCCTGGCATCCAGCAGGGCGGCCACGCTGTACGCCAGCGCCGCGTCAGCCTCGTTGTCCGTCACGAGGATAACGATGCCCTGGTCCGCGGCGGAGGCGTACCCGACGCTCCCCCCGGGGATGACGGCCAGTATGAAGATGAGTCCGATGAAAATGACGGCGGGTTTTTTCAACTCCACGTTCTCTCACCAGCCTACCGTTGGAAAAGGGCCTATTTAAGCCTTTTTCACGAAACCGTTCGGCAGCGTTAGCCCCGCTGGCAGGAAAAAACGTGGAGGTGCCCCATTTGGGGCGGGACCATTAAGGAACGTTCAGGAACGTTTATTCCCGTTTAAAAATCTCCCTGAAGACTTTCTCCGCGTATTCCCTCAGTCCCAGACCCTCGCTCTTTGCGAGTTTCTCCAGGAGCTTCTGGGAACCGCTGCCGTACTGGGCCGCCTTCTTTTCCCTCATGGCAATCTCCTTCGGCAGACCCAGCTCCAGCGCCGCTTTTCTCAGAACGGCCTTTCTCACACCCCCGGATATCTTTGCGTCCAGAGGTGTGTTGATCGCCGCTGAGACGACGGAGAGGCTCAGGAAGGGGAAGCGTCCCTCCACCGAGTTCAACATGGCTATCTTGTCGTCCCTGGCGAGGTTCCTCTCACCCAGCCCCTTCAAATCTTCCTCCATAAGCTCGGGCCTCTCCAGGTACTTCGCGTAGCCGCCGAAGAGCTCGTCGGCCCCCTGGCCGCTCAGGAGAACCCTGACACCGTCGTCCCTCGCGAGCCCAGTGGCGAAGTACAGGGGTATCCCGATGGCCAGATTCATGGGGTTCGGTTCCTCTATCGCGAAGGCAACCCTTGGAACCGCTTCCCTCACATCGTCCAGGTTGAAAACGTACTCCCTGAGCTTCAGGCCGAGTCTGTCCGCGGCTTTTCTGGCCCATTCGATGTCGGGGCTTCCCTCCACCCCCGCGGTATAGAGGACGACGTCGGAGTACTCAGAGGCGAGGAGGGCAACGAGGGAGCTGTCCAGCCCCCCGGAAAAGAGAACCCCGGTTTTCTTCCCCACCCTGTGGCGGACGGAGCAGGTCAGGGCCCTGCCGATGGCCTTAACCGCCCTCTCCGGGTCGAGGGGCTTTCTCCGCAGTTCTTCCAGCCGGAGGACTTTCCTGACTTCAACCCCATCCCTCGAAATCGTGACAAGCTCGCCGGGTTCTACCGGAATGGCCTCCTGCCCAATGGCCCACAGCACCTTTTTCTCGCTCGCGAAGAATCCCTCCCGGGAGCGGTACAGCGGTCTTACCCCCAGCGGGTCGCGGAAGAGGTGAATCCTCTCGCCGTCTGAGAAGGCCACGGCGTAGTCCCCCTCCATCATCAGCATCGCCTTCCGAACCGCCCCGAAGGCGTCCAGCCCGCGGTCGAGGAAGAACTCGATGAGCCTGAGGATTACCTCGCTGTCCACGTCCGTCTCGAAGGATACCCCCCTTCCCTCCAGCCACGCCCTCAGCTCGCGGTGGTTGTATATCTCGCCGTTGTGGACGAGGGCCAGCTCATTGACGAAGGGCTGGGTAAAGCCCAGGGAGC
The DNA window shown above is from Thermococcus sp. JdF3 and carries:
- the asnB gene encoding asparagine synthase (glutamine-hydrolyzing), which produces MCLVAGGLGSNLRDRFIVMINAGKHRGEDSFGVWTDEGVLKSSDFSKVPEMPDGRVGLIQCRLAMTGSLGFTQPFVNELALVHNGEIYNHRELRAWLEGRGVSFETDVDSEVILRLIEFFLDRGLDAFGAVRKAMLMMEGDYAVAFSDGERIHLFRDPLGVRPLYRSREGFFASEKKVLWAIGQEAIPVEPGELVTISRDGVEVRKVLRLEELRRKPLDPERAVKAIGRALTCSVRHRVGKKTGVLFSGGLDSSLVALLASEYSDVVLYTAGVEGSPDIEWARKAADRLGLKLREYVFNLDDVREAVPRVAFAIEEPNPMNLAIGIPLYFATGLARDDGVRVLLSGQGADELFGGYAKYLERPELMEEDLKGLGERNLARDDKIAMLNSVEGRFPFLSLSVVSAAINTPLDAKISGGVRKAVLRKAALELGLPKEIAMREKKAAQYGSGSQKLLEKLAKSEGLGLREYAEKVFREIFKRE